The proteins below come from a single Brassica oleracea var. oleracea cultivar TO1000 unplaced genomic scaffold, BOL UnpScaffold00722, whole genome shotgun sequence genomic window:
- the LOC106319956 gene encoding endoplasmic reticulum oxidoreductin-1-like — MLEIARMSVKLSKSTSREPISKVIAMQRVDLIAEASAISGEPIDDSTIDPLIGASNPGPENTQPNPAANSSGETCPEKKVLYKLISGLHSSIPMHIAGDYLLDESRNQWGQNIELMYDRILRHPDRVRNMYFTYLFVLRALTSLLSATEYLEQAEYDTGNHAEDLKTQSLIKQLLYSPKLQTACPVPFDEAKLWQGQGGPELKQQIQKKFRNISALMDCVGCEKCRLWGKLQVQGLGTALKIFFSVGNQDKEGDQTLQLQRNEVIALVNLLNRLSESVKMVHDMRPDVERLMEDQITKTSSKPGRLRRVLDLAFSFLVK; from the exons ATGTTGGAGATTGCTCGAATGAGCGTTAAGTTGTCGAAGAGCACCTCGAGAGAACCAATTTCCAAGGTGATCGCCATGCAAAGGGTTGATCTGATTGCAGAGGCCTCTGCGATTAGTGGTGAGCCGATCGATGATTCAACCATCGATCCGTTGATTGGAGCTTCGAACCCTGGTCCCGAGAACACCCAACCCAATCCTGCTGCAA ATTCGTCTGGAGAAACATGTCCAGAGAAAAAGGTTTTGTACAAACTGATATCAGGTCTTCATTCTTCAATCCCCATGCACATCGCTGGTGATTATCTTCTTGACGAGTCACGCAACCAGTGGGGACAGAACATCGAGCTGATGTATGATCGTATTCTGAGGCATCCGGACCGTGTCAGAAACATGTACTTCACGTATCTGTTTGTGCTGCGTGCTTTAACTTCTCTTCTGTCG GCAACAGAGTACTTGGAGCAAGCAGAGTATGACACAGGGAACCATGCGGAAGATCTGAAAACACAGTCCTTGATCAAACAGTTGTTGTACAGTCCGAAACTCCAAACAGCATGTCCTGTTCCTTTTGATGAAGCTAAGCTGTGGCAAGGTCAAGGTGGACCTGAACTGAAGCAGCAGATCCAGAAAAAATTCAGGAATATAAG TGCACTGATGGACTGTGTAGGTTGTGAAAAATGTCGGCTTTGGGGGAAGCTTCAGGTTCAGGGTCTAGGGACAGCATTGAAAATATTCTTCTCTGTTGGAAACCAAGACAAGGAGGGTGACCAAACA CTTCAACTGCAACGTAATGAGGTGATTGCACTGGTGAACTTGCTCAACCGTCTCTCTGAGTCGGTTAAAATGGTTCATGATATGAGACCAGACGTGGAGAGGCTAATGGAGGATCAGATAACTAAGACATCATCTAAACCTGGTAGATTAAGAAGAGTATTGGATTTAGCTTTCTCCTTTTTGGTGAAATAA
- the LOC106319971 gene encoding kunitz-type trypsin inhibitor-like 1 protein produces the protein MKTFFLVTLLLAAAVCTHGREQVKDSNGNPVKRGAKYFIQPAKSNGGGLVPAAINILPFCPLGITQTLLPYQPGLPVSFGYEPVIVGTDYIYTSTTINIEFRSEIWPVCNELSKLWAVDVSSSAAKEPAIIIGGERTAPNSLFKIEEATGAHTYKLTTSSGTVGTIPGPWLGAPQLIATNDDAKTLFVKFVKVDDDATKATTSTSRVEKLGLRMFPFY, from the coding sequence atgaAGACTTTTTTTCTAGTTACTCTCCTGTTGGCTGCAGCTGTCTGCACCCACGGCAGAGAACAGGTGAAGGACTCCAACGGAAATCCAGTTAAGCGCGGTGCAAAATACTTCATCCAGCCGGCTAAGAGCAACGGCGGTGGTCTTGTTCCAGCCGCCATTAACATACTTCCGTTTTGTCCACTTGGCATCACCCAGACACTTCTTCCCTACCAACCGGGCCTGCCGGTTAGCTTCGGATATGAGCCAGTTATTGTCGGCACAGACTACATTTACACATCTACTACAATAAACATCGAGTTTAGGTCCGAGATATGGCCGGTATGCAACGAGCTTTCCAAGTTATGGGCAGTCGATGTTTCCTCATCCGCTGCCAAGGAGCCTGCCATTATCATAGGTGGTGAACGGACGGCCCCAAATAGCTTGTTTAAGATAGAAGAAGCTACAGGAGCACACACTTACAAGTTGACCACCTCATCTGGAACCGTTGGAACCATCCCAGGGCCATGGTTGGGTGCACCACAGCTAATTGCCACCAATGATGACGCTAAGACCTTATTCGTCAAGTTCGTGAAGGTTGATGATGATGCTACTAAGGCTACTACTTCTACTTCACGTGTTGAGAAGTTAGGTCTAAGGATGTTCCCATTCTACTAG